A region from the Benincasa hispida cultivar B227 chromosome 12, ASM972705v1, whole genome shotgun sequence genome encodes:
- the LOC120067949 gene encoding probable aquaporin NIP5-1 → MPESESGTPVASAPATPGTPGGPLFSGLRVDSLSYDRKSMPRCKCLPVNAPTWGQPHTCFTDFPAPDVSLTRKLGAEFVGTFILIFAATAGPIVNQKYNGVETLIGNAACAGLAVMIVILSTGHISGAHLNPSLTIAFAALRHFPWVQVPAYIAAQVSASICASFALKGVFHPFMSGGVTVPSVSTGQAFALEFIITFNLLFVVTAVATDTRAVGELAGIAVGATVMLNILVAGPSSGGSMNPVRTLGPAVAAGNYRALWVYLVAPTLGAIVGAGTYTAVKLREDEVEAPSQVRSFRR, encoded by the exons atgccgGAATCGGAAAGTGGAACACCGGTGGCGTCGGCGCCGGCGACCCCAGGGACGCCGGGAGGGCCGCTGTTTTCCGGGCTCCGAGTGGATTCTCTATCGTACGATCGGAAGTCAATGCCGCGGTGTAAGTGCTTGCCCGTGAATGCTCCCACGTGGGGCCAACCTCACACGTGCTTCACTGACTTCCCTGCTCCCGATGTCTCTCTCACCCGCAAg CTAGGAGCAGAATTTGTGGGaacattcatcttgatatttgCTGCGACGGCAGGGCCCATTGTCAACCAAAAATACAACGGCGTCGAGACTCTGATCGGAAACGCTGCGTGTGCCGGGCTGGCGGTGATGATCGTAATTCTGTCGACGGGACACATTTCTGGAGCCCATCTGAACCCGTCGCTGACCATTGCCTTTGCGGCCCTCCGCCACTTCCCTTGGGTGCAAGTCCCCGCCTACATCGCTGCCCAGGTCTCCGCCTCCATTTGCGCCTCCTTCGCTCTCAAAGGTGTTTTTCACCCTTTCATGTCCGGTGGCGTCACTGTCCCCTCCGTCAGCACTGGCCAGGCCTTCGCTCTTGAATTTATCATCACTTTCAATCTCTTGTTTGTCGTCACCGCAGTCGCCACTGACACTCGTGCG gttggAGAGTTGGCTGGAATTGCAGTCGGAGCTACAGTGATGCTTAATATTCTTGTTGCTGG GCCCTCAAGCGGTGGTTCGATGAACCCTGTTCGAACTTTGGGCCCCGCCGTGGCTGCCGGAAATTATAGAGCATTATGGGTGTATCTGGTGGCGCCGACGCTAGGGGCAATAGTCGGCGCTGGAACTTACACCGCTGTGAAGCTGAGAGAAGACGAAGTAGAAGCG